A single genomic interval of Sander lucioperca isolate FBNREF2018 chromosome 9, SLUC_FBN_1.2, whole genome shotgun sequence harbors:
- the rbp1.1 gene encoding retinol-binding protein 1.1, producing the protein MPADLNGYWKMISNDNFEEYLKALEVNIAIRKIATLLKPDKDIVHDGDHIIIKTLSTFKNYNMDFHVGKEFEEDLSGVDDRKCMTTITWEGDKLVCVQKGEIEGRGWTHWVDGDELHLELRAAGAVCKQVFKKT; encoded by the exons ATGCCAGCTGATTTGAACGGATATTGGAAAATGATTTCCAATGATAACTTTGAGGAGTATCTGAAGGCTCTCG AAGTAAACATCGCCATCAGGAAAATCGCCACCTTGTTGAAGCCTGACAAGGACATTGTCCACGATGGGGACCACATAATCATCAAAACCCTCAGCACCTTCAAAAACTACAACATGGACTTCCATGTGGGCAAAGAGTTTGAGGAGGATCTGTCTGGAGTGGATGACAGGAAATGCATG ACCACCATCACCTGGGAGGGAGACAAGCTGGTGTGTGTGCAGAAGGGAGAGATTGAAGGAAGAGGCTGGACCCACTGGGTGGACGGAGATGAGCTTCATCTG GAGCTGAGAGCTGCCGGAGCTGTTTGCAAGCAGGTCTTCAAGAAGACCTAA